The proteins below are encoded in one region of Hordeum vulgare subsp. vulgare chromosome 3H, MorexV3_pseudomolecules_assembly, whole genome shotgun sequence:
- the LOC123439300 gene encoding sinapine esterase-like, protein MISGVSSPRKLLLLAAALLTLSVAMAASPAAAPANQSSCYKRLFSFGDSLIDTGNYIVHFSTTPGPVMELPYGETFFGRPTGRWSDGRLIVDFIVERLGFPYWPAYLQAAAAAGNSLAEEFRYGVNFAVASATALSRDFFRKKHLQVDQMPPYSLDVQIGLFKKVLAVLGSTDQERKAVMASSLFLVGEIGANDYIQPLFQNKTLEWVRPLVPRVISSIALSIEALIKLGAKTMYVPGVFPMGCTPLFLGTFSGDGRDPVTGCLRSHNDLTLVHNHMLKSKLDELRRDHPGVSIIYVDYYDEVLSLITKPLENGFAMETLLDACYPVFVPRREAVRCPDPLRYVWWDGVHLTEAAYKIMARGILDGPFAVPSIMSTCNRNF, encoded by the exons ATGATTTCGGGGGTGTCATCTCCTCGGAAGCTCTTGCTACTGGCGGCCGCTCTTCTTACGCTGTCTGTGGCCATGGCGGCGTCGCCTGCGGCTGCGCCGGCGAACCAGAGCAGCTGCTACAAGCGTCTATTCAGCTTCGGTGACTCTCTGATCGACACCGGGAACTACATCGTCCACTTCTCCACCACGCCGGGTCCGGTCATGGAGTTGCCATACGGCGAGACTTTTTTCGGCCGCCCCACCGGCCGCTGGTCCGACGGCCGCCTCATCGTCGACTTCATCG TGGAGAGGCTGGGTTTCCCTTACTGGCCGGCGTACCTgcaagcggcggcggcggccggtaaCTCGCTGGCGGAGGAGTTCCGGTACGGTGTAAATTTCGCGGTGGCATCCGCCACGGCGCTTAGCCGGGATTTCTTCAGGAAGAAGCACCTCCAAGTTGACCAGATGCCCCCCTACTCCCTCGACGTCCAGATTGGGTTGTTCAAGAAAGTTCTCGCCGTGCTTGGCTCCACGGACCAAG AGAGGAAGGCGGTAATGGCGAGCTCGCTGTTCCTGGTGGGGGAGATCGGCGCCAACGACTACATCCAGCCCTTGTTCCAGAACAAGACACTCGAATGGGTCAGGCCCCTCGTGCCCCGGGTCATCAGCTCCATCGCTCTGTCCATCGAGGCTCTAATCAAGCTGGGCGCCAAGACCATGTATGTGCCAGGCGTGTTCCCCATGGGGTGCACCCCGCTGTTCCTCGGCACCTTTTCCGGCGACGGCCGCGACCCTGTCACGGGCTGCCTGCGGTCTCACAACGACCTCACCCTCGTTCACAACCACATGCTGAAATCGAAGCTCGACGAGCTCCGCCGCGACCACCCTGGCGTTTCCATCATTTACGTCGACTACTATGACGAGGTGCTCAGCCTCATCACCAAGCCGCTGGAGAATGGGTTTGCAATGGAGACGTTGCTGGACGCGTGTTACCCCGTCTTCGTTCCTCGAAGGGAGGCGGTGCGGTGCCCGGACCCGTTGAGGTACGTGTGGTGGGACGGTGTGCACTTGACGGAGGCGGCGTACAAGATCATGGCACGCGGGATACTTGACGGCCCGTTTGCTGTGCCGTCCATCATGTCCACATGCAACCGCAACTTCTAG